The following proteins come from a genomic window of Candidatus Fusobacterium pullicola:
- a CDS encoding UDP-N-acetylmuramoyl-tripeptide--D-alanyl-D-alanine ligase produces the protein MKILTEILQQKYNLLNLKEIANVVMDSRKVKENSLFFAINNGNNYIDEVLEKGATLVIADNYLGSDKRVIKVKNTIVAMQELARDYRMALKLVIIGITGSNGKTTTKDMVYSVLSQKYRCKKTEGNYNNHIGLPFTILQLEDGDEIAVLEMGMSGFGEIDKLCEISSPDYGIITNIGDSHLEFLKTRENVFKAKGEMIKYISEENLIVYGDDFYLRNLAGVTVGFGDNCKEQIRDFQDMESGLEFMLDGENYHVGLNGKHNCLNAAMSVVIGKKLKIDSSLIQKGFQNLELTPMRFQKIEKDSIIYINDAYNASPISMNYSLETFDKLYNEREKIVVLGDMLELGENEIEYHKQVLEKALSIRVDKIYIYGERMKEAQSLLENSDKIEHFQDKKRISEKIKKSPLERKAVLLKGSRGMKMEEIIEG, from the coding sequence ATGAAAATTCTTACAGAGATACTACAACAAAAATATAATTTATTAAATTTAAAAGAGATAGCAAATGTAGTTATGGATAGTAGAAAAGTAAAAGAGAATTCACTTTTTTTTGCTATAAACAATGGGAATAACTATATAGATGAAGTTTTAGAAAAGGGAGCTACATTGGTAATAGCTGATAACTATCTAGGAAGCGATAAAAGGGTTATTAAAGTGAAAAATACTATAGTAGCTATGCAGGAACTAGCCAGAGATTATAGAATGGCTTTAAAGCTTGTAATAATAGGTATAACAGGAAGTAATGGTAAAACAACTACTAAAGATATGGTATACTCAGTTTTATCACAAAAATATAGATGCAAAAAGACAGAAGGAAACTATAATAACCATATTGGATTGCCATTTACAATTTTACAGTTAGAAGATGGGGATGAGATAGCTGTTCTTGAAATGGGAATGAGTGGTTTTGGAGAGATAGATAAGTTATGTGAGATATCTAGCCCCGATTATGGAATTATAACAAATATTGGAGATTCTCACTTAGAGTTCTTAAAAACAAGAGAGAATGTTTTTAAAGCTAAGGGCGAGATGATAAAATATATTTCGGAAGAAAACTTAATAGTTTATGGAGATGATTTTTATTTAAGAAATTTGGCAGGGGTAACTGTTGGATTTGGGGATAATTGTAAAGAGCAGATAAGAGATTTCCAAGATATGGAAAGTGGTTTAGAATTTATGCTAGATGGAGAAAATTATCATGTAGGTTTAAATGGTAAGCATAATTGTTTAAATGCTGCTATGTCTGTTGTCATAGGTAAAAAATTAAAAATAGATTCCTCGTTAATTCAAAAAGGTTTTCAAAATCTTGAATTGACACCTATGAGATTTCAAAAAATTGAGAAAGATAGTATCATCTATATAAATGATGCCTATAATGCTAGCCCTATCTCTATGAATTACTCTTTAGAGACATTTGATAAGTTGTATAACGAAAGAGAGAAGATAGTTGTTTTAGGGGATATGTTAGAGCTAGGAGAGAACGAGATAGAGTATCATAAGCAAGTACTGGAGAAAGCTTTAAGTATAAGAGTAGATAAGATATATATTTATGGAGAAAGAATGAAGGAGGCTCAATCACTTTTAGAGAATAGTGATAAAATAGAGCATTTCCAAGATAAGAAAAGAATATCAGAGAAGATAAAAAAGAGTCCTTTAGAGAGAAAAGCTGTACTTTTGAAGGGATCTAGAGGAATGAAAATGGAAGAGATTATAGAGGGATAG